The following are encoded together in the Capsulimonas corticalis genome:
- a CDS encoding SGNH/GDSL hydrolase family protein encodes MAIHVSKISGISGYLTTLNALPAALTNRQPVSAPGLLKGMPSTSRTCSWWPSSSNGTDTGGNYQVRSYVFVDSVGFRMYYTNNQTTPITVTAALWLRSNGGGNPILPLQATWGGAASIVIPPGRSVESDQIMVPVSYVQGTARGYVAAGDYVYFRTYVTATSGNKWPLGLIPSPNQQEGSSHSASETDETQATSATLAALGTGTANTGQWTNSGVTPPDQSGYVYGPSVVTSISPLAALASPRYAVGVYGDSIGQGSGDTYEAGGFTGYNRTYTSANAAIQGAGEFVRAFDGLKIGYVQGCKYGDQMVAQPIDDNYRLPFYAGCSHVVIQMGVNNITTYTDGASDVNVAANVTSFLGLLQGMMAHIQRRVPKIILCTYLPITNAAGNTPTTCNHTRIAINNYIRANWASLGASGYLDRAAAVEADTATQSALISLQTGLTVGTGIYSATALQQPLTAGGGWLKPGGTNLYTADGTHPSQYGHTALAAAHTSAIGAGLLAQ; translated from the coding sequence ATGGCGATCCATGTCAGCAAGATCTCGGGGATTTCGGGATATCTTACGACGTTGAACGCGCTGCCGGCGGCGCTGACGAACCGACAGCCGGTGTCGGCGCCGGGACTGCTCAAGGGGATGCCATCGACGAGCCGGACATGCTCGTGGTGGCCCTCCAGCTCCAATGGGACCGATACCGGGGGGAATTATCAGGTCCGGTCGTATGTGTTCGTGGACAGCGTGGGATTCCGGATGTATTACACGAACAATCAGACGACGCCGATTACGGTGACGGCGGCGCTGTGGCTCCGATCGAACGGCGGCGGCAATCCGATACTGCCCTTGCAGGCGACGTGGGGCGGGGCGGCTTCGATCGTGATTCCGCCGGGGCGCTCTGTGGAATCTGATCAAATCATGGTTCCGGTGAGTTACGTGCAGGGAACGGCGCGGGGATATGTGGCGGCGGGCGACTATGTTTATTTTCGCACGTATGTCACGGCGACTTCCGGTAACAAATGGCCGCTGGGATTGATCCCGTCGCCTAACCAGCAGGAAGGCAGCTCGCATTCCGCTTCGGAGACGGATGAGACGCAGGCGACATCGGCGACGCTTGCGGCCCTGGGGACGGGGACGGCGAACACCGGGCAGTGGACGAACTCGGGCGTCACGCCGCCGGATCAGTCGGGCTATGTGTATGGGCCGTCGGTGGTGACGAGCATCTCACCGCTTGCGGCGCTGGCGTCGCCGCGATACGCCGTGGGGGTTTATGGCGACTCCATCGGCCAGGGGAGCGGTGATACGTATGAGGCGGGCGGCTTTACAGGTTATAACCGCACGTATACGTCGGCGAACGCGGCGATCCAGGGGGCGGGCGAGTTTGTGCGCGCCTTCGATGGGCTGAAGATCGGCTATGTGCAGGGCTGCAAATACGGGGATCAGATGGTGGCTCAGCCAATCGACGACAATTACCGTCTGCCGTTTTACGCCGGCTGCTCCCATGTTGTGATCCAAATGGGCGTCAATAACATCACGACCTACACCGACGGCGCGTCGGACGTGAATGTCGCGGCGAACGTGACGTCGTTCCTCGGTCTGCTGCAAGGCATGATGGCGCACATCCAGCGGCGTGTCCCCAAGATCATTCTCTGCACGTATCTTCCCATCACCAATGCGGCGGGCAATACGCCAACGACATGCAATCACACTCGCATCGCCATCAACAACTACATCCGTGCGAACTGGGCGTCGCTGGGCGCTTCGGGATATCTGGATCGCGCGGCGGCCGTCGAGGCCGATACGGCGACGCAGAGCGCGCTGATCTCGCTGCAGACGGGACTGACGGTGGGGACGGGGATCTATTCGGCGACGGCGTTACAACAGCCGTTGACGGCAGGCGGCGGCTGGCTGAAGCCGGGCGGGACGAATCTGTACACGGCTGACGGCACACATCCAAGTCAGTACGGGCATACAGCGCTGGCGGCGGCCCATACGTCCGCGATCGGCGCCGGGCTTCTGGCGCAGTAG